The window GAAAAGCCGTTGGCGCCGGCCCATCGTTTCCATTCATCACGGGTGACTTGTATGCCCCCTCTTATTGACCGGCGTCGATGGGTTCATCGGGACGATCCTTCGCTGTATCTTACGCGGTTCGCTACAGCAGGGAAGGCGTTGGCGAAGTGGTAACAAAGCCGAAAGTGCGCTCGCCTCTTATCCTAAAGGATTGAAATGGCACGACTCTTGAATGACGCACAAAAAACCTCGTTGAGGGTGACGCTTCGCCTTATCGAAGAACGCCTTCTGCTTCTTAAGATATTCATAGAAAAAGAAAAAATCGAGGGCAGCGTGTACTGTTTTTGGGCAGATGTCCCGGCGGAGACGATTGCGCTCCTGGAGAGAAGAATCGATCAGATACTTGAAACCGTGCGGGAAATCGCAGAAACTTTCGCTCTTCACAAAAAAATCGACAAGCTATCCGATCGATTGCGCGCGACCGGCTCCTATTTTGAAACACTGCTGATAGACCAATATGCCGGAAAACTTGTACGATACGGAATGGTCGCTCCGGAGCTTGAACAGACGCTGGATCCTCTGCTTACAAAGCTGCGCGAACAAATAAGAACCTTTGAACAAAAATTTGAAAGGGACTGAGAACATGGGAAAAATAACCAACATCGAAGCGATTGAGTTGCTGGATTCACGCGGCAATCCAACCATTGGCGCCAAAGTAGAGCTGGATGGAAACGTGACCGCCATCGCCTTGGTGCCTTCCGGCGCCAGCACCGGTGAAAAAGAGGCTGTGGAACTCAGAGATGAAGATAAAAAACGGTACCTTGGCAAAGGCGTGCTCAAGGCCGTCAACAGCGTCAACACAGAGATCAAACAGAGGCTGATCGGCATGCGTTCCGACGATCAACGTGCCGTAGACATGGCGATGATCGAACTGGATGGCACTGCGAACAAGGCAAGACTAGGCGCCAATGCCGTCCTTGCGGTCTCCATGGCTTGCGCCAGGGCCTCGGCGCTTGAGCATCAGCTGCCCCTCTATAAATACCTCGGAGGTGCCAATGCGTGCGTACTGCCGGTGCCCTGCATGAACATCATCAACGGCGGACGGCATGCGGACAACACGGTCGATTTCCAGGAGTTCATGATCGCGCCGCATAACGCGCCCTCTTTCAAAGAGGCCATTCGCATGGGCATCGAGACCTTTCATACGCTCAAGGGCATCATCAAAGCCAGAGGATACAGCACGGCGGTCGGAGACGAAGGCGGCTTTGCCCCACAGCTCAAAACAAATGAAGAAGCGATGGAACTGATCATGCAAGCCATCGAAAAAGCCGGATACAGACCGGGCGAAGACATCAGCATCTGTCTCGACCCTGCTGCCAGCGAAATGTGGGAGGACGGCAAATATCAATTTTTCAAATCAGACAAATCCAAGATTTCTTCGGACGAGCTTATCTCCCTGTGGCAACAGTGGGCAGACAAGTATCCCATCGTGCTTTTAGAGGATGGCTTGGCGGAAAATGACTGGCAAGGATGGAATCGCTTGACAAAACTGCTGGGCTCAAAGATTGAACTGGTCGGCGATGATATTTTTTGCACGAATGCCTCTATTCTACAAAAAGGAATAGATGCCGGCGTCGCCAACTCGGTGCTGATCAAATTAAATCAGATCGGCAGCGTCACCGAAACACTGGATACGATCCAATTGGCGCAAAAGAACAACTATTACTATTTTATATCCCATCGTTCCGGTGAAACCGAGGACACGACGATTGCAGATTTGACTGTCGCCACGGCCGCAGGCCATATCAAAACAGGGTCCGGCTGCCGCAGTGAACGCATCGCCAAGTATAACCGTTTTCTATGGATTGAACAGGAACTGGGAAATCAAGCGGTGTTTGCCGGTAAGAGGGCATTCCAAAACCGTTAGGAGCTGCTTTCCCCTTTAAAGCAACAGCAACGACGTGAATGCGCCGGTTCAGAAATGACGATCAATCACGGCATGCGTTTGTTCGATCGGATTGCCCTGATCCGGCGCATCATGTAAGGCATAGGTAAGAAGCGCGATTGTACTTTTTATGAATGAGACCAAGGATTCCGCCCGGGGCCTGCGTTGTCGCGCTCGGCGCCTTCCACAGCGCTCCCAAGAGAGCATTCAGTCTCTGCTTTCC is drawn from bacterium and contains these coding sequences:
- the eno gene encoding phosphopyruvate hydratase, whose amino-acid sequence is MGKITNIEAIELLDSRGNPTIGAKVELDGNVTAIALVPSGASTGEKEAVELRDEDKKRYLGKGVLKAVNSVNTEIKQRLIGMRSDDQRAVDMAMIELDGTANKARLGANAVLAVSMACARASALEHQLPLYKYLGGANACVLPVPCMNIINGGRHADNTVDFQEFMIAPHNAPSFKEAIRMGIETFHTLKGIIKARGYSTAVGDEGGFAPQLKTNEEAMELIMQAIEKAGYRPGEDISICLDPAASEMWEDGKYQFFKSDKSKISSDELISLWQQWADKYPIVLLEDGLAENDWQGWNRLTKLLGSKIELVGDDIFCTNASILQKGIDAGVANSVLIKLNQIGSVTETLDTIQLAQKNNYYYFISHRSGETEDTTIADLTVATAAGHIKTGSGCRSERIAKYNRFLWIEQELGNQAVFAGKRAFQNR